One genomic window of Eggerthella timonensis includes the following:
- a CDS encoding molybdopterin-dependent oxidoreductase, giving the protein MKIRKKWLASGLVVAATAGALVAAGCAPQAQEKAAGSSGTDVEPISAAEYDLYDPVVKTLENGVTIQRTPSEDVSASSDATAVYHHPDENVPYNTYFLKADAKGCNACHEDLAKTVANMPYGHVELQNTLGVEVTVDMCFACHTESGATTNQKSFGTLIHGIHEETGYAECQNCHNATNDGSGMQLWDAVKHQQLRGFTDIAEGDMEEGFSYRTDETIGQSDLFDVTWLHYDAVDYEIWDHVKNDDPLDQQMFEDWTLTFSGEVEKPVTFKLTDLIAEAPVETKAMKLNCLANPIGGPLVGQVEVTGIPLSWLLDRVGMTDAANVLRVVSSGGKGYGSAREIDHFIEQEAMIVYQIDGEPLSWLHGYPCMLMSGGVAADADIKCCSDFILQSGEDSARSEGKVDYSGNYYGKPGVGVFGVYEGQIVEVGEPFTVRGYADGWNESIAAMEISLDRGKTWKRFDTPDTSTLNWVTWEYTFTPTEESAYCIAVRAVSETGRVTTIAPYTGRDESAAPVEKMIVAKNDVSAYESEAK; this is encoded by the coding sequence ATGAAGATTCGGAAAAAATGGCTTGCCAGCGGGCTCGTCGTTGCGGCAACGGCAGGTGCGCTCGTGGCCGCCGGCTGCGCCCCGCAGGCGCAGGAAAAGGCCGCGGGTTCCAGTGGGACGGACGTAGAGCCTATCAGCGCGGCTGAGTATGATTTGTACGATCCGGTTGTGAAGACGCTTGAGAACGGCGTGACAATCCAGCGAACGCCGAGCGAGGACGTTTCCGCGTCGAGCGACGCGACGGCGGTGTACCACCATCCCGACGAGAACGTGCCGTACAACACCTACTTCCTCAAAGCCGACGCAAAAGGCTGCAACGCGTGTCACGAAGACCTCGCGAAAACCGTGGCCAATATGCCGTATGGGCATGTGGAGCTGCAGAACACGCTCGGCGTGGAGGTTACCGTGGACATGTGCTTCGCCTGCCACACCGAGAGCGGCGCGACGACCAACCAGAAGTCGTTCGGGACGCTGATCCACGGCATCCACGAAGAGACCGGCTACGCGGAGTGTCAGAACTGTCACAACGCCACGAACGACGGCTCAGGTATGCAGCTTTGGGATGCGGTGAAGCATCAGCAGCTCCGCGGATTCACCGATATTGCAGAGGGTGACATGGAAGAGGGCTTCTCGTACCGCACCGATGAGACCATCGGCCAGTCCGACCTGTTCGATGTGACGTGGCTGCACTACGATGCCGTCGATTACGAGATCTGGGATCACGTGAAGAACGACGATCCCTTGGACCAGCAGATGTTCGAAGATTGGACGCTCACGTTCTCAGGAGAGGTGGAGAAGCCGGTTACCTTCAAGCTGACCGATTTGATTGCGGAGGCTCCCGTCGAGACGAAGGCCATGAAGCTCAACTGTCTGGCCAATCCTATAGGCGGCCCGCTCGTCGGCCAGGTTGAGGTCACCGGCATACCGCTGAGCTGGCTGCTCGACCGGGTCGGCATGACCGATGCAGCGAACGTGCTGCGCGTGGTGTCGAGCGGTGGAAAGGGCTACGGCTCCGCTCGCGAAATCGACCACTTCATCGAGCAAGAGGCTATGATCGTCTATCAGATCGACGGCGAGCCTCTTTCGTGGCTGCACGGATACCCCTGCATGCTCATGTCGGGCGGCGTGGCGGCGGATGCCGACATCAAATGCTGCTCCGACTTCATCCTGCAGTCGGGAGAAGATTCGGCGCGCTCAGAGGGGAAGGTCGATTACAGCGGAAACTACTACGGCAAGCCGGGCGTTGGCGTGTTCGGCGTGTATGAAGGCCAGATCGTCGAGGTAGGAGAGCCTTTCACGGTTCGCGGTTATGCCGATGGGTGGAACGAGTCCATCGCTGCGATGGAGATATCGCTTGATCGTGGCAAGACGTGGAAGCGCTTCGATACCCCCGACACCTCAACGCTGAATTGGGTGACGTGGGAATACACTTTCACTCCAACCGAGGAGTCGGCCTATTGCATAGCGGTTCGCGCGGTAAGCGAGACGGGGCGTGTCACCACGATCGCACCGTACACCGGTCGAGACGAGTCGGCGGCTCCTGTGGAGAAGATGATCGTGGCGAAGAACGATGTGTCGGCATACGAAAGCGAGGCGAAGTAA
- a CDS encoding molybdopterin-dependent oxidoreductase yields MEQRMRRIAGVAGSALMLGSMGAGATLAFAQETAQPEIAAVDASQFGGARKTVSNVEGAFSFDQDTLASKDAIARALGKASARLCGSSFAETAHRAEGSRPAGAWIISIGGEVENAFSATLNELAEKGAQHVVMGCSCGGNPAGGTASANAEVEGVPLQTILETARPNEGANTIVFTSSDGYEVALPLFYMRHHYALIASTLNEAPLEDSIGGTNQLWLGSTSAFYFARDIVSIDIETRQTPPPVPGTEEAERANLPNVSVTYGGESR; encoded by the coding sequence GTGGAGCAGAGGATGAGAAGGATCGCAGGCGTTGCGGGCTCGGCCCTGATGTTGGGATCGATGGGAGCGGGCGCGACGTTGGCTTTCGCCCAGGAGACTGCCCAGCCAGAGATAGCCGCCGTCGATGCATCGCAGTTTGGTGGCGCGCGGAAAACCGTTTCGAACGTCGAGGGAGCGTTTTCTTTTGATCAGGATACCCTCGCTTCGAAAGACGCTATCGCGCGAGCGCTCGGCAAGGCGAGCGCGCGTCTTTGTGGTTCGAGCTTCGCGGAGACGGCACACCGTGCGGAAGGGAGTAGGCCTGCAGGAGCGTGGATCATCTCGATTGGCGGGGAAGTGGAGAACGCTTTCAGCGCCACGCTGAATGAGCTTGCCGAAAAAGGCGCGCAGCATGTCGTCATGGGATGCTCGTGTGGCGGGAATCCTGCCGGCGGGACGGCGAGCGCGAACGCCGAAGTGGAGGGCGTCCCTCTACAGACGATACTCGAGACGGCGCGGCCGAACGAAGGTGCCAATACGATCGTGTTCACGTCTTCCGACGGTTACGAAGTGGCGCTGCCGCTGTTCTACATGCGGCATCATTATGCGCTGATTGCGAGCACCTTGAACGAGGCTCCTCTCGAAGACTCGATAGGCGGCACCAACCAGCTGTGGCTCGGATCGACCTCCGCGTTCTATTTCGCGCGCGATATCGTATCCATCGACATCGAGACGCGCCAAACCCCTCCTCCTGTTCCTGGAACCGAAGAAGCTGAGCGTGCTAACCTGCCGAACGTCAGTGTCACCTATGGCGGCGAATCACGATGA
- a CDS encoding molybdopterin-binding protein yields the protein MNGRVGHPMRFKGSAYDFGHAIVAIQFSLDDGATWTTYETPETNDFQNVGWTFDYAPEEPGCYVLKVRSVNDEGAASPEAAFAEFTVA from the coding sequence ATGAACGGACGCGTGGGACATCCCATGCGGTTCAAGGGGTCGGCTTATGATTTCGGTCACGCCATCGTCGCGATCCAATTCTCGCTCGACGATGGTGCCACCTGGACCACGTACGAAACTCCCGAGACGAACGATTTTCAAAATGTGGGATGGACGTTTGATTACGCTCCCGAGGAGCCGGGATGTTACGTCTTGAAGGTTCGTTCGGTGAACGATGAGGGCGCGGCGAGCCCCGAAGCCGCGTTCGCGGAATTCACCGTCGCGTGA
- a CDS encoding MerR family transcriptional regulator yields the protein MLVNATGVSPSQAPVEAILAVDLYGTAMLLEEVGKVVKRDGAGVTISSQSGHRMPALGAEVDELLATTPAEELLDLDILQPENIVYTLHAYQLAKRCNEKRVMAEAVKWPRGRRRHRLVLLRPPEAAELARAGAREVTTLARALRHAHARRPVRPRHGMQMIYNGPKSKGAASPKGKRPKYERGEGMEYLTSGQMAKANRISEKALRVYQEKGILIPKYVDEATGRRYYDIQQSTKLDMILQLQQIGFSLNEISRIDELKDMGYLQQEAVERLEAIKEQQRELAIARQAAEGLVESCATYLDKPIIDQIMLEMLPVRHIVKFKVPDPKKLRAGASSSTAEQWEWAMRHARQEVYDRGYPHSLFHDLGVLIPKDSVEEREPSKEHIFAFVNESFGACFEDSEPLPGGEHLTLYLDRAYDDAGQELDTDRLIRMADYAHKKHLELAGDVFGEVLCRYPRFFNIGENLLYRFCAPVRPAR from the coding sequence ATGCTCGTGAACGCGACGGGCGTCTCGCCCAGCCAAGCTCCTGTCGAGGCCATCCTCGCGGTCGACCTCTACGGCACCGCCATGCTGCTGGAAGAGGTGGGCAAGGTCGTCAAGCGGGACGGCGCCGGCGTCACCATCTCGAGCCAGTCGGGACACCGCATGCCCGCGCTCGGCGCCGAGGTCGACGAGCTGCTGGCCACCACGCCTGCCGAAGAGCTGCTGGATCTGGACATCCTCCAACCGGAGAACATCGTCTACACGCTGCACGCCTACCAGCTGGCGAAGCGCTGCAACGAGAAGCGCGTGATGGCCGAAGCGGTGAAGTGGCCTCGTGGACGGCGGCGCCACCGCCTCGTACTTCTACGGCCCCCTGAAGCCGCAGAGCTAGCGCGGGCGGGCGCACGCGAGGTGACCACGCTTGCACGCGCCCTTCGCCATGCGCACGCGAGACGCCCCGTTCGTCCCAGGCACGGAATGCAGATGATATACAATGGCCCGAAGAGCAAAGGGGCTGCAAGCCCCAAGGGGAAACGACCGAAATACGAACGGGGCGAGGGGATGGAATATCTGACATCCGGCCAGATGGCGAAAGCGAACCGGATTTCCGAGAAGGCGTTGCGCGTGTATCAGGAGAAGGGGATCCTCATCCCCAAATACGTCGACGAGGCGACGGGACGGCGCTACTACGATATCCAGCAGTCGACCAAGTTGGACATGATCCTTCAATTGCAGCAAATAGGGTTCTCGCTCAACGAGATAAGCCGCATCGACGAGCTCAAGGATATGGGCTATCTCCAACAGGAGGCCGTCGAGCGGCTCGAAGCGATAAAAGAGCAGCAACGCGAGCTCGCCATAGCTCGTCAGGCGGCGGAAGGCCTTGTCGAAAGCTGCGCAACCTATCTGGATAAACCGATCATCGATCAGATCATGCTTGAGATGCTTCCCGTGCGCCATATCGTCAAATTCAAAGTTCCCGACCCGAAAAAACTGCGTGCGGGGGCTTCGTCGAGCACCGCCGAGCAATGGGAATGGGCAATGCGGCACGCGCGTCAGGAAGTATACGATCGAGGCTATCCTCACTCCCTTTTCCATGACCTCGGCGTCCTTATCCCAAAAGACAGCGTCGAAGAGCGCGAGCCTTCCAAAGAGCACATCTTCGCCTTCGTCAACGAATCGTTCGGAGCCTGTTTCGAGGACTCCGAGCCGTTGCCCGGCGGTGAGCACCTCACGCTGTACCTGGATCGAGCGTACGACGACGCGGGTCAAGAGCTGGACACCGATCGACTGATCCGTATGGCCGATTACGCACATAAGAAACATTTGGAATTGGCAGGGGACGTGTTCGGCGAGGTTCTTTGCCGCTACCCGCGATTCTTCAACATCGGCGAGAACCTGCTCTACCGGTTCTGTGCGCCGGTGAGGCCCGCACGATAG